The Spirosoma foliorum genome has a window encoding:
- a CDS encoding tetratricopeptide repeat protein, with amino-acid sequence MSSLFFWKAWSRTYRLTYLFSFIVFCISLVAFVIAWLRGLGNVVSWDVLSELNELPVIFHSFSDGILDYAVNGKAYAVSEQFVASAMRVRPELATAFLGGICIAFVLLISAITRFDRIRYLIGMAILILGLAFFRWEMLEVPGLGSNYLFLLLTFLFGTTSYYFHAFRSDYPIAIRLGVFGLLTLGVSLVLSALSPVKFPALVVVSYGMPVLLALGSGFIFFIATEVVAGLVWLTSAGHSEEGKTPSRRTLGINNFLFISLLYLINLALTWLKNTKYIDWDVWAISPFILYLISVKMGVWGFRRLVEQQDTFSFRDSGAYLYMGLALLTTLTIGYTFVTANDPLIEVFEDVITYTQLAMGLCFVAYVVINFLPIYQQNLPVYRVLYKPKRLELSLFRIVGVVGVIALLGSGGLITVRQSVAGYYNGLGDYYIASNQPTSANAFYQLALEQEFQNHKSNYGMASLALAQNNQTAAAFYFQQALLKKPNPQDYAGLSQTYLNTGLFFEAVKALQRGIRAFPNSGELQNNLGYLYARTSVADSAYYYFKSATTTSGRNEVPESNLLAFYARNPTVLAADSTLARSAIESTYESYQANALALRIVAAQDTTQPHRPTWLSDETLKQGLSVSRFASLYNYALANQGADSISAKAFQKLSDNPANQDFTDDLLLARAATEYKQHNHSTAFALMGQLAEGDGKSGSAYRSIAGLWFLEQGLYRKAAETFGYNTDTTSIYYRAIAFTKANELAIAQRFWETAAQNDQAVTALKQVLYQERKPESDLEKAFYATYRIDDLNRGAYWETIQDPNLKTVAGVALTNDYLDNLQWRNAQLILSGLPDSKQVSAFAASLRDVAALRLSAFRRSVGSAETMARKSILPQHWAERDYWLGQTYERTHRISQAQQAYQNALKLAPLNAQLVTAAAQLDQQQKRSKAAYDLVLTALSVNEDNTQLLKLYVTLCLDLSLPDYAEKGLVKLQSATSPADYQAFLPTYQQKLASIEKSREKFLQ; translated from the coding sequence ATGTCATCCTTATTTTTCTGGAAAGCCTGGAGTCGAACCTATCGACTTACCTATCTCTTTAGCTTTATTGTCTTCTGTATCAGCCTTGTTGCTTTTGTCATTGCCTGGTTACGTGGCCTGGGCAATGTTGTCAGTTGGGATGTACTAAGTGAGCTAAACGAACTACCGGTTATTTTCCATTCCTTCTCCGACGGAATCCTTGATTATGCGGTAAACGGGAAAGCCTATGCCGTTTCCGAACAGTTTGTGGCATCGGCTATGCGAGTCAGACCAGAATTGGCAACGGCTTTTCTGGGTGGCATTTGCATAGCCTTTGTTTTGCTGATTAGCGCCATTACCCGATTCGATAGAATTCGGTATTTGATTGGGATGGCAATCCTTATCCTTGGCTTAGCTTTTTTTCGCTGGGAAATGCTTGAAGTACCGGGGTTGGGCAGCAATTATCTGTTTCTGTTACTGACGTTTCTGTTTGGAACAACAAGTTATTATTTCCATGCCTTCCGATCCGATTATCCAATAGCCATTCGATTGGGCGTTTTTGGTCTGCTGACTCTTGGCGTTTCGCTGGTTTTGAGTGCTTTATCGCCAGTGAAATTTCCAGCTTTAGTCGTAGTCAGTTACGGAATGCCTGTTTTGCTGGCCTTGGGAAGTGGGTTCATTTTTTTCATTGCTACTGAAGTTGTTGCTGGGCTCGTCTGGCTTACATCTGCCGGACATTCTGAGGAAGGTAAGACGCCATCTCGCCGAACATTGGGAATCAACAACTTTCTGTTTATTAGCCTATTGTATCTAATTAATCTGGCACTCACCTGGCTGAAAAATACAAAATATATCGACTGGGATGTATGGGCTATTAGCCCCTTTATTCTCTATCTGATTTCGGTCAAGATGGGTGTTTGGGGCTTTCGTCGGTTAGTAGAGCAACAGGATACGTTCTCATTTCGTGATTCGGGTGCCTATTTGTATATGGGGCTGGCTTTGCTGACGACGCTTACGATTGGTTATACATTCGTTACGGCTAACGACCCATTGATAGAGGTATTCGAGGATGTGATTACCTATACACAACTGGCGATGGGCCTGTGTTTTGTTGCTTACGTCGTCATTAACTTTCTGCCGATTTATCAACAAAATCTGCCTGTATATCGCGTACTATACAAGCCCAAACGACTGGAGTTGAGCTTATTCCGTATTGTAGGGGTCGTTGGAGTAATTGCCCTGTTGGGGTCAGGTGGGTTAATTACTGTTCGCCAGAGCGTTGCGGGTTATTATAACGGATTGGGAGATTATTACATCGCCAGTAACCAGCCAACTTCGGCCAATGCATTTTATCAACTGGCGTTGGAGCAGGAGTTCCAGAATCACAAATCCAATTATGGAATGGCGTCGCTGGCATTGGCGCAGAATAACCAGACAGCGGCAGCTTTTTATTTTCAACAGGCGCTCCTGAAAAAACCGAACCCTCAGGATTATGCCGGTTTGAGTCAGACTTACTTAAATACTGGCTTATTTTTTGAGGCCGTTAAAGCGCTTCAACGGGGTATTCGGGCCTTTCCGAACAGTGGCGAATTGCAGAATAACCTCGGTTATCTCTATGCTCGTACCAGTGTTGCTGATTCAGCTTATTATTACTTCAAGTCGGCAACGACAACGTCTGGACGTAATGAAGTGCCGGAGTCGAATTTGCTGGCATTTTACGCCCGAAATCCCACTGTGCTGGCTGCTGATTCTACGCTAGCTCGTAGCGCAATAGAATCGACTTACGAATCATATCAGGCAAATGCATTGGCTCTACGAATTGTGGCCGCACAGGATACCACGCAACCACATAGGCCGACCTGGTTATCTGACGAAACCCTAAAGCAAGGCCTAAGCGTAAGTCGATTCGCAAGCTTATATAACTATGCTTTGGCTAATCAAGGTGCTGATAGTATCTCGGCAAAGGCGTTTCAGAAGTTATCTGACAATCCCGCCAATCAGGACTTTACAGACGATTTGCTATTGGCACGGGCCGCAACGGAATACAAACAGCATAATCACTCAACGGCTTTTGCCCTCATGGGGCAATTGGCCGAAGGAGATGGGAAGAGTGGATCGGCTTATCGCTCCATTGCCGGGTTGTGGTTCCTGGAGCAGGGTTTGTACCGGAAAGCCGCTGAAACATTTGGTTATAATACCGATACAACGTCGATTTACTATCGGGCAATAGCGTTTACTAAGGCGAACGAGCTGGCAATAGCACAGCGCTTTTGGGAAACGGCTGCCCAAAATGATCAGGCTGTTACCGCCTTGAAGCAGGTGCTTTACCAAGAGCGCAAGCCAGAGTCTGATTTGGAGAAAGCGTTTTATGCCACGTATCGTATTGATGATTTAAATCGGGGTGCTTATTGGGAAACGATTCAGGACCCAAATTTGAAGACGGTTGCCGGGGTTGCTTTGACCAATGACTATCTCGATAACTTACAGTGGCGAAATGCACAGCTGATTTTATCGGGATTACCAGACTCAAAACAAGTGAGTGCCTTTGCCGCTTCGTTGCGGGATGTTGCGGCTCTTCGGCTGTCGGCTTTCCGGCGGAGTGTTGGTTCGGCAGAGACGATGGCCAGGAAATCTATTTTGCCGCAACACTGGGCCGAACGAGACTATTGGCTTGGACAAACCTATGAACGCACTCACCGAATTAGCCAGGCACAACAAGCGTATCAAAACGCGTTAAAACTGGCTCCGTTAAACGCCCAACTTGTTACGGCGGCTGCCCAACTCGATCAGCAACAGAAGCGATCAAAAGCGGCCTACGATCTTGTGTTGACTGCGCTGTCGGTCAATGAAGACAATACCCAATTGCTGAAGCTGTATGTCACTCTTTGTCTGGACTTAAGCCTGCCCGATTATGCCGAGAAGGGTCTGGTAAAACTACAGTCAGCGACCTCTCCTGCCGATTATCAGGCGTTTCTGCCGACTTATCAGCAAAAATTAGCGTCAATCGAAAAGAGTAGGGAGAAATTTCTACAATGA
- a CDS encoding outer membrane protein assembly factor BamB family protein, whose translation MLRNLLSPFLQLTGLVLVVVACQSSVDTQPVSTAKNITAFSLPYLSPAVTGVIDSVIHTVRATVPVGADLTKLSPGITISPNAVITPGSTVARDFTKPVSYTVTAQDNTAQTYTVTVSVASSITNGGSYVYIGNGIGNFFAVDGGTGAVKWRVSTGSSITSSAFAAVGMAFTGSDNGNLYAFDAETGTQRWKVSTGNGILSSPVVSGTTVFVGSEDQNLYAINVLTGAIRWKFGTAGGVTSSPAVVNGVVYFGSKDQTLYALDAITGTQRWKFGAGGQITSSPAVVGSLVYIGTNDYNLYALDATTGAIKWKYATGGLVASSPVVSNGIVYIGSEDKTIYALDATTGTLRWKYGTAGRIAASAAVENGIVYMGSEDKTMYALDATTGTLRWRYNTGGIVSASAVVYNGFVYFGSQDSSLYCLNATSGVLRWRVPLDAKLLGSPCLLNSDFVPFASGISGGHQ comes from the coding sequence ATGTTGCGAAATTTATTGAGCCCCTTTCTACAGCTAACTGGACTTGTATTAGTTGTTGTGGCTTGTCAAAGTTCGGTCGATACCCAGCCTGTTAGCACAGCAAAAAATATTACTGCGTTCTCACTTCCCTATCTTTCTCCAGCCGTTACTGGCGTTATCGATTCGGTTATTCATACGGTTCGGGCTACAGTGCCAGTTGGTGCTGATTTGACTAAATTATCGCCCGGCATTACGATATCGCCGAATGCTGTGATAACGCCCGGCTCTACAGTTGCTCGGGATTTTACAAAACCGGTTTCGTACACTGTCACGGCGCAGGATAATACAGCTCAGACGTATACCGTCACGGTCAGTGTAGCCAGTTCTATTACAAATGGTGGTTCGTATGTGTATATAGGCAATGGCATCGGTAATTTTTTTGCTGTCGATGGAGGTACGGGGGCGGTTAAATGGCGGGTTTCCACAGGGTCGTCCATTACATCGAGTGCGTTTGCGGCAGTTGGAATGGCCTTTACTGGAAGCGACAATGGGAATCTCTATGCCTTCGATGCGGAAACAGGAACGCAACGCTGGAAAGTCAGTACAGGAAACGGTATCTTATCCAGTCCGGTGGTTTCGGGAACCACTGTGTTTGTGGGTAGCGAAGACCAAAATCTGTATGCGATCAATGTGCTGACAGGGGCCATACGCTGGAAATTCGGCACAGCGGGTGGGGTTACTTCGAGCCCTGCGGTTGTCAATGGGGTGGTATACTTCGGTAGCAAAGATCAGACCCTCTATGCTCTTGATGCCATTACGGGAACGCAACGCTGGAAATTTGGTGCCGGTGGTCAAATTACCTCGAGCCCTGCCGTAGTAGGTAGCCTGGTGTATATCGGTACCAACGATTACAATCTTTACGCACTGGATGCGACTACCGGAGCAATTAAATGGAAATATGCTACAGGTGGCCTCGTAGCCTCTAGTCCGGTGGTTTCTAACGGCATCGTGTACATCGGTAGCGAAGATAAAACGATCTATGCTCTCGATGCTACAACCGGTACTTTACGCTGGAAATATGGCACCGCTGGGCGAATAGCTGCCAGTGCAGCCGTTGAAAATGGCATTGTTTACATGGGTAGTGAAGACAAGACAATGTACGCTCTCGATGCCACAACTGGTACTTTACGCTGGAGATATAACACTGGGGGTATTGTTAGCGCAAGCGCGGTAGTATATAATGGCTTTGTTTATTTCGGGAGCCAGGACTCCAGCTTGTATTGCTTGAATGCCACTAGTGGTGTACTGCGATGGCGTGTGCCGCTGGATGCTAAGCTTCTGGGGAGTCCTTGCCTGCTAAACAGCGACTTTGTACCTTTCGCATCTGGAATTAGTGGCGGGCATCAATAG
- the malQ gene encoding 4-alpha-glucanotransferase produces the protein MLQQRSSGLLLHITSLPSAHGVGDLGPEAYRFADFLEASGQTYWQILPLTPVDPGSGFSPYSSPSAFAGNILMVSLEKLVEENLLSQEALDVFNEQPVHDVTVTEPPSSSGNTTPTILAGPLVLAPNTMHAAWIKKRPLLQQAAEVFLRDAVPAQRSDYDRFCAWQADWLNDYALFTALQESTGEPTWVRWPEELVRRDPTALARQTDLLHDRIEVVKVMQYFFMRQWNELTAYCYGKKIHLIGDIPIYIQFNSADVWANPTLFKLDANFQPLFVAGAPPDYFSEYGQRWGNPIYDWAEHERTGFAWWMHRLRHQMSLYSLTRLDHFLGFAVYWEIPANEPTAKVGEWVKAPIEAFMHAMHRQFVQLAIIAEDLGAKAAEIQPYLRHYGIPGMRVVQFGFGYDMPTSTHAIHNHTENFVVYSGTHDNNTTLGWFNESDEIHRQRMNDYLGYKVTDRNVVEQICRLTMQSVARLAIMPVQDILNLDETHRMNTPGLGGRSWQWRLQADQLTNKIAEKLLKLTKMTGRA, from the coding sequence ATGCTTCAACAACGTTCAAGTGGCTTGCTGCTTCATATTACCTCGTTGCCTTCTGCGCACGGTGTTGGCGATTTAGGCCCCGAAGCTTATCGCTTTGCTGATTTTCTGGAAGCATCAGGACAAACCTATTGGCAAATTCTTCCGCTTACGCCCGTTGATCCAGGCTCGGGATTTTCTCCCTACAGTAGTCCGTCGGCTTTTGCTGGAAATATTCTGATGGTTAGTTTGGAGAAATTGGTAGAAGAAAATCTGCTCAGTCAGGAAGCGCTGGATGTGTTTAACGAACAGCCTGTTCACGACGTAACCGTAACCGAGCCGCCTAGCTCATCGGGCAATACAACCCCAACCATATTAGCAGGTCCTCTTGTGTTAGCTCCGAATACAATGCATGCGGCCTGGATAAAAAAACGTCCATTGCTACAACAGGCGGCCGAAGTATTTTTACGGGATGCGGTTCCGGCCCAACGCAGTGATTATGATCGTTTCTGCGCCTGGCAAGCTGATTGGCTGAATGACTACGCGCTGTTTACGGCCCTGCAGGAATCGACGGGTGAGCCTACCTGGGTGCGTTGGCCGGAGGAACTAGTCAGGCGCGATCCGACGGCATTGGCTCGCCAGACCGACTTACTGCATGATCGAATTGAGGTCGTTAAGGTGATGCAGTACTTTTTCATGCGACAGTGGAATGAATTGACCGCCTATTGTTATGGAAAAAAAATTCATTTGATCGGCGATATTCCCATCTACATTCAATTCAATAGTGCCGATGTTTGGGCGAATCCGACTCTGTTTAAGCTCGACGCTAACTTTCAGCCCTTATTTGTCGCTGGAGCTCCGCCCGATTATTTTAGCGAGTATGGGCAGCGATGGGGTAACCCCATTTACGACTGGGCCGAGCATGAACGTACTGGATTTGCCTGGTGGATGCATCGGTTACGGCATCAGATGTCTTTATACAGCCTAACCCGATTAGACCATTTTCTGGGATTTGCCGTGTATTGGGAAATTCCGGCTAACGAACCGACAGCTAAAGTGGGCGAGTGGGTAAAAGCGCCTATCGAAGCCTTTATGCACGCAATGCATAGGCAATTTGTGCAACTAGCTATCATTGCTGAAGATTTGGGGGCTAAAGCCGCCGAAATACAACCGTATTTGCGGCATTACGGAATTCCCGGCATGCGTGTCGTTCAATTTGGGTTTGGGTACGACATGCCAACCTCAACACACGCCATTCACAACCATACCGAAAATTTTGTTGTGTACTCGGGAACGCACGACAATAATACAACGCTGGGCTGGTTCAACGAGTCGGATGAAATTCATCGGCAACGAATGAATGATTACCTGGGTTACAAAGTCACGGACAGGAACGTAGTAGAGCAGATTTGCCGATTGACTATGCAGTCGGTTGCGCGACTGGCGATAATGCCCGTTCAGGATATTCTGAATCTCGATGAAACCCATCGGATGAATACGCCTGGCCTGGGCGGACGAAGCTGGCAGTGGCGCTTACAAGCGGATCAATTGACCAATAAGATTGCCGAGAAATTATTGAAACTGACAAAGATGACAGGGCGGGCATAA
- the atpD gene encoding F0F1 ATP synthase subunit beta, protein MSNATAVNTGKITQIIGPVVDVSFEGEGTRIPAILDALRVTKPNGQQVILEVQQHLGEDRVRAIAMDSTDGLYRGLDVIDLRAQITMPTGDGIRGRLFNVVGDAIDGIPQPKTTGTGLPIHRAAPKFEDLATSTEVLFTGIKVIDLLEPYAKGGKIGLFGGAGVGKTVLIQELINNIAKAYAGLSVFAGVGERTREGNDLLREMIEAGIIKYGDAFKHSMEEGGWDLTKVDLEEMTKSQATFVFGQMNEPPGARARVALSGLTIAEHFRDGDGEGAGRDILFFVDNIFRFTQAGSEVSALLGRMPSAVGYQPTLATEMGVMQERITSTKRGSITSVQAVYVPADDLTDPAPATTFAHLDATTVLSRKISELGIYPAVDPLDSTSRILSAEILGDEHYNTAQRVKEILQRYKELQDIIAILGLEELSEEDKLVVSRARRVQRFLSQPFFVAEQFTGLKGVLVPIEDTIKGFNLIIDGKYDHLPEAAFNLVGTIEDAVAKGEKMMKEAGQ, encoded by the coding sequence ATGAGTAACGCAACGGCAGTCAATACGGGTAAGATTACGCAAATAATCGGGCCGGTCGTGGACGTGAGTTTCGAGGGCGAAGGCACCCGGATTCCCGCCATTCTGGACGCCCTCAGAGTAACAAAACCCAATGGCCAACAGGTCATTCTGGAAGTTCAGCAACACCTTGGCGAAGACCGTGTACGGGCAATTGCGATGGACTCTACCGACGGGCTTTATCGCGGCTTAGATGTTATTGACCTTCGTGCTCAAATCACAATGCCTACCGGCGACGGAATTCGGGGTCGGTTATTTAACGTGGTTGGTGATGCCATTGATGGTATCCCACAACCAAAAACAACCGGTACTGGCCTTCCTATTCACCGGGCTGCGCCTAAATTCGAAGACCTCGCAACCTCAACCGAAGTTCTCTTCACAGGTATTAAAGTAATTGACCTGCTGGAGCCTTACGCAAAAGGTGGTAAAATTGGTCTCTTCGGTGGTGCTGGTGTAGGTAAAACCGTATTGATTCAGGAATTGATCAACAACATCGCGAAGGCCTATGCAGGTCTGTCGGTATTTGCTGGTGTGGGCGAACGTACCCGCGAAGGAAATGACCTACTCCGCGAAATGATTGAAGCTGGTATCATTAAATACGGTGATGCATTCAAACATTCGATGGAAGAAGGTGGCTGGGATCTGACCAAAGTTGATTTGGAAGAGATGACCAAAAGCCAGGCGACTTTCGTATTCGGACAGATGAACGAGCCTCCTGGAGCACGTGCTCGGGTAGCTCTGTCGGGTCTGACCATTGCTGAACACTTCCGTGATGGTGACGGCGAAGGTGCTGGTCGTGATATTCTGTTCTTCGTTGATAACATCTTCCGTTTTACCCAGGCGGGTTCGGAGGTATCGGCTCTTTTAGGCCGGATGCCATCGGCGGTAGGTTATCAGCCTACGCTGGCTACCGAAATGGGTGTCATGCAGGAGCGTATCACCTCAACCAAACGGGGTTCGATCACATCGGTACAGGCCGTTTATGTACCTGCCGATGACTTAACTGACCCTGCTCCGGCTACCACCTTTGCTCACTTAGATGCTACGACGGTATTAAGCCGGAAAATTTCTGAGCTGGGTATCTATCCTGCCGTTGACCCACTTGATTCGACTTCGCGGATTCTGTCTGCCGAAATCCTGGGCGACGAGCACTACAACACCGCTCAACGCGTAAAAGAGATTCTGCAACGCTACAAAGAATTGCAGGATATCATCGCCATTCTGGGTCTGGAAGAGCTTTCGGAAGAAGACAAACTGGTTGTAAGCCGCGCTCGTCGTGTACAACGCTTCCTGTCGCAGCCTTTCTTCGTAGCTGAACAGTTCACGGGTCTGAAAGGCGTTCTTGTACCGATCGAAGACACGATCAAAGGTTTCAACCTGATCATCGACGGTAAATATGACCACCTGCCAGAAGCAGCATTCAACCTCGTTGGCACTATTGAAGATGCCGTTGCGAAGGGAGAGAAAATGATGAAAGAAGCTGGTCAATAA
- the atpC gene encoding ATP synthase F1 subunit epsilon, which produces MTLDIITPDRKVFSGEASAVTFPGSEGQFQVLNNHAPLVSTLDKGKLIVQTASGEQTFIVDGGVVEVLQNKVLVLAEAVVA; this is translated from the coding sequence ATGACATTAGATATTATCACTCCCGACCGTAAGGTGTTTTCTGGCGAAGCCAGTGCGGTTACGTTTCCAGGTAGCGAAGGGCAGTTTCAGGTTTTGAACAACCACGCTCCTCTGGTAAGCACATTGGATAAGGGCAAGCTTATCGTACAGACGGCGTCTGGCGAACAAACCTTCATCGTTGATGGTGGCGTAGTGGAAGTACTTCAGAACAAAGTACTCGTTCTCGCCGAAGCTGTCGTTGCTTAA
- the udk gene encoding uridine kinase, which translates to MATKPFIVGITGGSASGKTSFLKGILNAFTDEQICLISQDNYYLSRDVIPVDDQGIHNFDLPETIDHHLYAKHIGQLHNGEIVTQKEYTFNNPAIVPRMLTFKPAPIIIVEGIFVFHFRELADQMDLKIFIDAKNSIKLERRVKRDAEERGYDLDDVMYRWKYHVKPTYRQFIKPYRAEADIVIPNNHHYQRGLNVVIEFLKTKV; encoded by the coding sequence ATGGCAACCAAACCTTTCATCGTCGGCATTACCGGCGGCAGTGCTTCGGGTAAAACGTCCTTTCTGAAAGGTATCCTGAATGCCTTCACCGACGAGCAGATATGCCTGATTTCGCAGGACAATTACTACCTCAGCCGCGATGTCATTCCGGTAGATGATCAGGGTATCCATAATTTCGATTTACCCGAAACCATTGATCACCATCTCTATGCCAAGCACATTGGGCAGTTACATAATGGTGAGATTGTCACGCAAAAAGAATATACGTTCAACAACCCGGCCATTGTACCAAGGATGTTGACGTTTAAGCCTGCACCGATCATTATTGTTGAAGGCATTTTCGTTTTCCATTTCCGTGAACTAGCGGATCAGATGGATCTGAAGATTTTCATCGATGCCAAAAACAGCATTAAACTCGAACGGCGGGTGAAGCGCGATGCCGAAGAGCGGGGCTATGATTTAGATGATGTAATGTATCGTTGGAAATACCACGTGAAGCCAACCTACCGCCAATTCATCAAGCCATACCGTGCCGAAGCGGATATTGTGATTCCGAACAATCATCATTACCAGCGAGGGCTGAATGTAGTCATTGAGTTTTTGAAAACGAAAGTATAA
- a CDS encoding ferredoxin--NADP reductase, whose protein sequence is MTDDFLQLRVVRIVRETADANSYFLEPLNGQFVAYRAGQFLTLIINHHGHEVRRSYSLSSTPDEQFLRLTIKRVQNGEISRYLHDTLRVGDVVRSLHPAGRFTLGENPKGDIILFGAGSGITPLFGLIKQVLREESNRFVTLLYSTPNERNTIFREELNVLQRQYPDRFRLIYLLSSPTEDWNALRGRLNNVMLERLLPELVKNSDPKELRFYVCGPGDYMRMIQFTLVFSGFRPEQIRRENFVVEPVFLTPPPIAAQDRMVLLKLREREIEIQVPAYKSILQAALDEGIHLPYSCRGGRCSTCAARCLSGKVHMTINDVLTDRDLAEGWVLTCTGYPESDGVVIEL, encoded by the coding sequence ATGACCGACGATTTTCTTCAATTACGCGTTGTGCGTATTGTTCGTGAAACGGCCGATGCCAACAGTTACTTTCTGGAACCATTAAATGGTCAATTCGTTGCGTATCGTGCCGGACAGTTTCTGACCCTGATCATAAATCATCATGGCCACGAAGTTCGTCGATCATACTCGCTCAGTTCGACTCCTGATGAACAATTCTTACGATTGACAATTAAGCGAGTTCAAAATGGAGAAATTTCCCGCTACCTGCACGATACATTGCGCGTTGGTGATGTGGTAAGGAGTTTGCATCCCGCTGGTCGATTTACCCTTGGTGAAAATCCGAAAGGAGATATAATTTTATTCGGAGCGGGAAGCGGTATCACCCCTTTGTTCGGGCTTATTAAGCAGGTTTTAAGGGAAGAATCAAATCGGTTTGTAACCCTGCTCTACAGCACCCCAAACGAGCGAAATACTATTTTTCGAGAGGAGCTAAATGTCTTACAACGTCAATATCCAGATCGGTTCCGATTAATTTACCTGCTAAGTAGTCCGACTGAAGATTGGAACGCCTTACGAGGAAGGCTGAACAATGTAATGTTGGAGCGTCTCTTGCCTGAATTGGTTAAAAACTCAGATCCAAAAGAACTCCGTTTTTATGTATGCGGCCCAGGTGATTACATGCGAATGATTCAGTTTACACTAGTATTCAGCGGTTTTCGACCAGAACAGATTCGACGCGAGAATTTTGTTGTTGAGCCTGTTTTTCTAACACCACCACCTATTGCGGCCCAGGATCGAATGGTGTTGTTAAAGTTGCGAGAGCGCGAGATCGAAATTCAGGTGCCAGCTTATAAATCCATTTTACAGGCAGCTTTAGACGAGGGAATTCATTTGCCCTATAGCTGTCGGGGTGGTCGTTGTTCCACCTGTGCCGCCCGTTGTTTATCAGGAAAGGTCCACATGACTATCAACGATGTATTGACGGATCGCGACCTTGCAGAAGGCTGGGTGTTAACATGCACGGGCTATCCTGAAAGCGACGGAGTTGTGATTGAGTTGTAA
- the nadA gene encoding quinolinate synthase NadA, translating into MEALLEEVQRIGYVNKPVAEDIDLVAEINRLKKEKNAVILAHYYVDGAIQDIADYIGDSLGLSQQAAATPADMIVFCGVHFMGETAKVLSPEKKVVIPDLNAGCSLADSAPADKFAEFKAQYPDHIVLSYINCSAEIKALSDIIVTSSNALKIVESLPKDQKIIFAPDANLGRFVSKKTGRDMVLWDGACIVHIDISLEKLHKLRIDYPEAKFIAHPECQENILSEADYVGSTTALLKYVVDSPEQTFIVGTEAGILHKMKEAVPHKKIIPAPASQNNTCACSECPYMKMNTMEKVYNAMLYEQPEIIVPEDIRLKAYESVARMLELSK; encoded by the coding sequence ATGGAAGCACTCCTGGAAGAAGTTCAACGCATTGGTTATGTGAATAAACCAGTCGCCGAAGACATAGATTTAGTTGCCGAGATTAACCGGCTGAAAAAAGAAAAGAATGCCGTTATTCTAGCCCATTATTACGTGGACGGTGCCATTCAGGACATAGCCGATTACATTGGCGATAGCCTTGGTTTATCGCAGCAGGCAGCCGCTACCCCCGCCGACATGATTGTATTCTGTGGCGTACATTTTATGGGCGAGACAGCAAAGGTCTTATCTCCCGAGAAAAAGGTCGTTATTCCTGATCTAAACGCGGGTTGTTCACTAGCCGATTCGGCCCCAGCCGATAAATTCGCTGAGTTCAAGGCACAATATCCCGATCATATTGTACTGTCATACATTAACTGCTCGGCCGAAATCAAGGCATTATCCGATATTATCGTTACCTCCTCGAATGCCCTGAAAATTGTTGAGAGTTTACCGAAAGATCAGAAAATCATTTTCGCGCCAGACGCCAACCTTGGCCGTTTCGTTTCAAAGAAAACTGGCCGCGATATGGTGCTTTGGGATGGAGCCTGCATTGTGCACATCGATATTTCGCTCGAAAAATTGCACAAACTTCGCATTGATTACCCCGAAGCGAAGTTCATCGCCCACCCCGAATGTCAGGAGAATATTCTGAGTGAAGCCGATTATGTTGGTTCAACAACAGCCTTGTTGAAATACGTGGTCGATAGCCCCGAGCAGACGTTTATCGTTGGTACCGAAGCGGGCATTCTGCACAAGATGAAGGAAGCCGTTCCGCACAAGAAAATCATTCCTGCCCCCGCCAGCCAGAACAATACCTGCGCCTGTTCGGAATGCCCCTACATGAAAATGAACACAATGGAGAAGGTATACAACGCCATGCTTTACGAACAACCGGAAATTATTGTACCGGAAGATATTCGTTTGAAGGCGTATGAGTCGGTGGCTAGGATGCTGGAGTTGAGCAAGTAA
- a CDS encoding type II toxin-antitoxin system RelE/ParE family toxin — protein MSYKVIFTSDALRDAKQLRKKYPSFKSDLANLIESLQQDPQQGESLGKDCYKIRLAISSKNKGKRGGARAISCVKLIDETVYLVAIYDKSEADTIAEGDLDDRLLNIP, from the coding sequence ATGAGTTATAAAGTAATTTTCACCTCCGATGCGTTGCGTGATGCTAAACAACTACGAAAGAAATACCCCTCGTTCAAAAGTGATTTAGCAAACTTAATTGAATCCTTGCAGCAAGACCCGCAACAAGGTGAATCATTGGGTAAGGACTGCTATAAAATTCGATTAGCAATATCCAGTAAAAACAAGGGCAAGCGTGGCGGAGCTAGAGCTATATCGTGCGTCAAATTAATTGATGAAACGGTCTATCTGGTTGCGATCTACGATAAAAGCGAAGCAGACACCATTGCAGAAGGCGACTTGGATGACCGCCTTTTAAATATTCCTTAG